One stretch of Astatotilapia calliptera chromosome 3, fAstCal1.2, whole genome shotgun sequence DNA includes these proteins:
- the LOC113018295 gene encoding P2Y purinoceptor 3: MSSRHEVPSDINVDTFHDILNSSSPSSPTQSCSIDESYKYIFLPICYSFTFIFSISLNSVILYRSFRRTKRWNASLIYMVNLASTDFMYGLSLPFLVGSYIMRDRWVFGDFMCRVVRFLFYFNLYCSIFFLTCISVHRYLGICHPMKVITLETKKAVKCTCVLVWIIVFALTCPIFRFAQTGHVTRLTGFGSNVSTDNPSNSISPENGNVGYGKLEGIIEEYQNCWDDAIDKEFPDYVPYGITLHLLGFFVPFSIIAYCYSHVVLTIFRTLHSQPSLCRNPMDECMEKRDGKASAVVRTGRRRSNGLQKMAGRDEGISISLGAHSPYASRRRKSIKTIITITLLFALCFFPFHVTRTIFLLLKVTKGVPCHTMTAVSMCYKITRPLASFNAWLNALLYFLTKDKGGAHCCQAVNTPTQQHAMLQLPLRVMGKGEGEVDRETEDRIDKKENKACQSPSYMNRAKVKYVAE, from the coding sequence ATGTCATCAAGACATGAGGTTCCTTCAGATATCAATGTGGATACGTTCCACGATATCCTCAACTCTTCCTCCCCATCCTCACCAACTCAGTCTTGCAGCATAGACGAGTCGTACAAGTACATCTTCCTTCCCATTTGTTATTCCTTCACATTCATCTTTAGCATCTCTCTTAACTCTGTCATCCTCTACCGTTCTTTCCGTCGGACCAAACGCTGGAATGCTTCTTTAATATACATGGTTAACCTGGCCTCTACAGACTTTATGTACGGCCTGTCGCTGCCATTTCTTGTAGGAAGTTACATAATGCGTGACCGCTGGGTTTTTGGGGACTTCATGTGCCGTGTGGTTCGTTTTCTCTTCTACTTTAACCTCTATTGCTCTATCTTCTTCCTCACTTGTATCTCTGTGCACAGATACCTTGGTATTTGCCATCCAATGAAAGTGATAACGCTGGAGACCAAGAAGGCCGTCAAGTGCACTTGTGTCCTTGTTTGGATAATAGTATTTGCTTTGACTTGCCCCATCTTCCGTTTTGCTCAGACTGGTCATGTGACAAGATTAACAGGGTTTGGAAGCAATGTAAGTACTGACAACCCGAGTAATAGCATATCACCAGAAAATGGTAATGTGGGCTATGGTAAATTGGAAGGGATAATTGAAGAGTACCAGAACTGCTGGGATGATGCCATCGATAAGGAGTTTCCTGATTATGTACCCTATGGCATTACGCTCCATTTGCTGGGCTTTTTTGTGCCATTTTCCATAATCGCTTACTGTTACTCTCACGTAGTTCTGACCATATTTAGGACACTGCATTCTCAGCCCTCACTGTGCAGAAATCCAATGGATGAATGCATGGAGAAAAGAGATGGGAAAGCCTCAGCAGTTGTTAGAACGGGAAGAAGACGAAGCAATGGATTGCAGAAGATGGCGGGACGAGATGAAGGGATTTCCATTTCACTTGGTGCGCACTCCCCATATGCCAGTCGAAGGCGTAAATCTATCAAAACTATTATCACTATCACCCTGCTATTTGCTCTGTGTTTCTTCCCCTTTCATGTTACCAGAACCATCTTTCTTTTGCTGAAAGTGACCAAGGGAGTTCCCTGTCACACCATGACGGCAGTCTCTATGTGCTATAAGATTACCAGACCTTTAGCATCGTTCAATGCATGGCTCAATGCCCTTCTTTACTTTCTGACTAAAGATAAAGGAGGAGCTCACTGCTGCCAAGCAGTAAACACCCCTACCCAGCAGCATGCTATGCTACAGTTGCCACTAAGAGTGATGGGAAAAGGAGAGGGTGAAGTGGACAGAGAAACAGAAGACCGTATTGacaaaaaagagaataaagcaTGTCAAAGTCCATCATATATGAACAGAGCAAAAGTTAAATATGTAGCTGAATGA